The genomic stretch GATGAGAATGATAATGCCCCAGAGTTGACCATCACATCCATTACCAGTCCCTTGCCAGAAGACTCTGCCCTAAACACAGTGGTGGCGGTCTTCAGGGTCACAGATCAAGACTCTGGTGATAATGGCAGGACAACATGCTCCATTGATATAAATCTTCCATTTGTATTGAAATCCATTGTGAATAATTATTACCAACTGATCACTCAACAGCCATTGGACAGAGAAAGGGTCTCTGGGTACAATATCAGTATCAGTGCTACTGACCAAGGCTCACCCAGGCTCACTTCAACAAGAATAATTCATGTTCAAATGTCAGATGTCAATGACAACCCACCAGTGTTCCAGGCATCACTTTATGAAATGCATTTACGGGAAAACAATATTCCAGGTCTTTTGATAGGTTCGGTTCATGCTGTTGACCTGGAcatggaacacaatgcaaaagtGACATACTCACTCTTGCCTGGGAAAGTTGGTGATGGCTCTGTGGCTGCCTACCTCTCCATCAACTTGGAAACTGGGAACCTTTATGTCCTCCAGTCTCTAGATTATGAGGAAATAAAAGAATTTCAGGCAGCTGCGAGGGCGTCAGATGGTGGCTCCCCTCCATTGACCTCAGAAGTGATAATTCGCATTCTGATTGTGGATGAAAATGACAATGCTCCCTTCGTCCTCTATCCTCTTCAGAATGGCACTTCCCCATCAAATGATTTGGTCCCCAGAGAGGCAGAAACAGGCTACCTGGTGACTAAGGTAGTGGCAGTGGACAGAGATTCTGGTCAGAACTCTTGGCTTTCCTATGAACTGCTGAAGGCCACAGAGCCAGGACTCTTCACGGTGGGGGCCCAGAATGGAGAAGTGAAAACCATGAGGCCAGTTAATAAACGAGATGCCTTCAAACAGAAGCTGATAGTGGGAGTGAGAGACAACGGACATCCCCCACAGTCCACCTCTGCAACACTGAGCATTCTTCTGGTGGATGGCTTCTCTGATCCTTACATGAAAATGCTGGATATCCCTAAGGGTGAGGTTGTGGAGGACAAAGAAGACCGTAACCTGACTGTGTATCTGATCATATGCTTGGCTGCCatctcatttatttttctggtgtCTGTAGTGGTTTTCATTGCCATGAAGATTCAGAAGCAGAGGCAGTTCATAGGGAACTATAACTCTGCACCTATTTTTCCCGGTGGACCTAATATCCAGGAGAACCATGTGGATTCTGGCAATGGACCAACTTCCCAGGCTTACAACTATGAAGTGTGTTTAGCTGGTGGATCTCTGAACAGCGAATTCCGGTTTCTCAGGCCTCTCATTCCTGTGTTTTCAATGGAGCCTCCCAACACTCAGGTAAATTCTAGGAATTCAGACGGCTGTTCCCCAGAAGCCCCACCTAGTGCAGAGGAAAGCCATGTAACAAGCCAGGTGAGAGTATTCACTGAATACTTTTCATATAATTAATGTTTTTGTTTCCTAATATAACATATATATTTATAACAAATATATTTGAACATATAACAAATCTTAGTGCCTTGAACTTTTTCCTCTGGTACAAACTACTTTAATTGATGAGACCGGAATGTTTCTGGATTGCAGATCTTGAAATGAagttctctttttcttctcttttctaccTTCCTGGTTCTTTGTAAGTCTGCATTTCAATACATTTATTCTGTCACAGAAGAGAAGATGATAGTCATGTTATGTTCTATTATGTCATATTGTTCTGCCTCTCTGAGTGTCCTCCTTTTTCTGACCCTATTTTCTAATGTGGTTAGTTGAGAAAAGGACCATCCCAAAGCTGAGAGTAATAGAATGATACAGGAAGGGTGTATATTAAAGGTGAGGTTAAAAAGAAAACCTGCATTATTTGCAGGAAAAATTTaatcatgtatcataatatagtgaTGAAAGGACTGAATGGCAGGAACTTTAAGATGTTGCTCTGATATAGATACCTTCACACTGCTTGTATCCTTCTTCTGCCCAACTACTTATTTTCAATGTGTTATTTTGGTAGTTCAGATGATGTCAATGATTCCATACAatgtgattctcaaacttcttagctcCGGAAATGACTTTTCAAAATGTCACTCTATTGGAACCCagctagctttacaagactttaaaaaatagTATCACTTTACTaaccattcaagcctctgtttttatctgtcTTACTATGGGGGGTGCCTTCTGTAATGTtggttgagctccatgttcatcagagcaGGACCAtcctggtgaccttgcattccccttcacctggcctccAATAAAATCCAaagcatggttgcctactcatgactaaacacaaatgtgtgactcagttttactttctaaaaggctcagtacattttctttgtcagctgtcagcttgtcagttttgcaacacaCCCAAAATCGAGTCATGACCcc from Tiliqua scincoides isolate rTilSci1 chromosome 4, rTilSci1.hap2, whole genome shotgun sequence encodes the following:
- the LOC136648394 gene encoding protocadherin beta-16-like, whose translation is MFLITVSPEMECNTDRNSTGAAVSLITSTAVLSPPSIEKDGRAKSLADAVCGSIRYHVPEEKKSGSLVANVLKDLKMNVKELAARRAHLISENSKQYFQLDLNSGDMILKERIDRESLCGQADPCMLLSEIMLDNPLQLHRIEVEIEDVNDNPPQFSKNQFHFEIPEQVPINTQFPLDTAQDPDKGENSVQNYTLSHNEYFRLDVQSHSDGSKYARLVLEKSLDREVDSQIILIFSAIDEGIPPKTGTAQIIVDVLDANDNFPQFEQSLYKRKLPENSPLDTLVTKVKASDKDTGSYGDVTYSFSQVRENVLRSFKLNKYTGELMIAGIIDYEENKNYEMNIRATDGGGLSAYCKVIVDVEDENDNAPELTITSITSPLPEDSALNTVVAVFRVTDQDSGDNGRTTCSIDINLPFVLKSIVNNYYQLITQQPLDRERVSGYNISISATDQGSPRLTSTRIIHVQMSDVNDNPPVFQASLYEMHLRENNIPGLLIGSVHAVDLDMEHNAKVTYSLLPGKVGDGSVAAYLSINLETGNLYVLQSLDYEEIKEFQAAARASDGGSPPLTSEVIIRILIVDENDNAPFVLYPLQNGTSPSNDLVPREAETGYLVTKVVAVDRDSGQNSWLSYELLKATEPGLFTVGAQNGEVKTMRPVNKRDAFKQKLIVGVRDNGHPPQSTSATLSILLVDGFSDPYMKMLDIPKGEVVEDKEDRNLTVYLIICLAAISFIFLVSVVVFIAMKIQKQRQFIGNYNSAPIFPGGPNIQENHVDSGNGPTSQAYNYEVCLAGGSLNSEFRFLRPLIPVFSMEPPNTQVNSRNSDGCSPEAPPSAEESHVTSQVRVFTEYFSYN